One genomic window of Gossypium hirsutum isolate 1008001.06 chromosome D11, Gossypium_hirsutum_v2.1, whole genome shotgun sequence includes the following:
- the LOC107935691 gene encoding TMV resistance protein N, which yields MVMSSLLSTSSSISRKKYDVFLSFRGEDTRKNFADHLYDALKRSGIITFRDDPKLEAGEEIAPELFKAIQQSWCSVIIFSESYAFSGWCLEELAEIVQQKIVNGHKVFPIFYDVDPSDLRKQNEKVEEAFAKHEERYKEDKDKIQKWRNALTQVAKIKGWHESAFIGDIVKKISAKLCQTYPIVHDELVGISLHLEELYSKINIGEDDVRIIGICGMGGIGKTTLARVVYTQMSPYFEGKSFLADIREVSNKCGLVSLQKQLLSQILPDECFNFFNVYEWNAIISHRLFSKKVLVVLDDVDNIQHLKCLVGRQDWFSLGSRIIVTTRDEHLLRSYRIDDVYKPTTLNPNDALRLFNLKAFDSDTMLKDDFSELSEHVVNYTGGLPLALEVLGSFLCGRNLAQWRSAIERLKRDSNKEILDTLRISFDGLEEREKNIFLDIACFFNREKKDLVMKVLDGCEFFSDIGIDVLIKKSLIKVDGDNQYLWMHALLQEMGRKIVVEKCVDEPRKRCRLWNERDVHHVLTKNTATEVIEGMIIDNKRESSKMLNLSVDAFSKMKKLRLLKVFCLSNCDDLKYLSNELRLLDWKGCPLRSLPSSFQPDNLVALLLPYSCIEQLWKGNRPLYTLKMMNLKGSQNLIKTPDFTTASNLEVLILEGCTKLVDVHPSIGVLKCLKLLDLRDCKSLRSLPTKIGMESLETLILSGCSSLVRFPEIDGIMECLKTLDLSGCYRVENLSENLQQAKFLEELDLSESAITKPPSFICQFKNLKVLSFNGRKGPSSKLLPNLPSLFNVIQRGRTHFMAPMLPLFSGLTSLRELNLRDRSLCEGDIPSDISGLSSLRRLNLKGNNFSSIPATIIRLSKLYSIRLSDCKMLKSLPELPTSIEDVWIDGCSSLEVVASPSKVCNLVDSAFISALNCVKLAENINALTLLKKLLKAFANSRKIFDIIMPGSEIPEWFSQQTSDSSIKISLPINLQQYSQWIGVASCCIFVNNDASRDEEYIGCGAYIYCRNSEQASGNGSIFRGRNPRRIDWRSWLLGKRFNQPILKDHIFLRYWSRDKLYPFSLEDKFCDCETNKLWATDCLDKICDELEVSFVDRFGHRANVKKCGVRIVYEKDLEEIKELQCHSAQTSPNFEHIHQHSAHDDGSVGNTSHIKRKRIVYEEAEEEELQPEQM from the exons ATGGTCATGTCATCGTTACTTTCGACTTCCTCATCCATTTCCAGAAAGAAATACGATGTTTTCTTGAGTTTTAGAGGTGAAGATACCCGCAAGAACTTCGCGGATCATCTCTACGATGCTCTAAAGAGGAGTGGTATCATCACTTTTAGGGATGATCCAAAGCTGGAGGCTGGCGAAGAGATCGCACCGGAACTCTTCAAAGCGATCCAGCAGTCGTGGTGCTCGGTAATCATTTTCTCGGAATCATATGCCTTTTCAGGATGGTGCTTGGAGGAACTTGCTGAGATTGTTCAACAAAAAATTGTTAACGGACATAAAGTATTTCCAATTTTCTACGATGTGGATCCATCCGATttaagaaaacaaaatgaaaaagttgaagaagCCTTCGCCAAACACGAAGAAAGATACAAGGAAGATAAAGACAAGATCCAAAAGTGGCGAAATGCTTTGACTCAAGTAGCTAAAATCAAAGGATG GCACGAATCAGCGTTTATCGGAGACATTGTTAAGAAGATATCAGCAAAATTATGTCAGACATATCCAATTGTCCATGACGAGTTGGTTGGAATTAGCTTACATTTGGAGGAGTTGTATTCGAAAATAAACATTGGGGAAGACGATGTCCGCATTATTGGAATTTGCGGAATGGGTGGCATCGGTAAAACAACTCTTGCAAGGGTTGTTTACACTCAAATGTCGCCTTATTTTGAAGGTAAAAGCTTTCTTGCTGATATTCGAGAAGTTTCAAATAAATGTGGACTTGTCTCTTTACAGAAACAACTTCTTTCTCAAATCTTGCCAGATGAATGCTTCAACTTTTTCAATGTTTATGAATGGAATGCCATAATTAGCCATAGGTTGTTTAGCAAAAAGGTTCTTGTTGTTCTTGATGATGTTGATAATATACAACACTTGAAATGCTTAGTTGGAAGGCAAGATTGGTTCAGTTTAGGAAGTAGGATCATCGTAACAACCAGAGATGAACATTTGCTCAGATCTTATCGAATCGATGATGTGTATAAACCTACAACATTGAATCCCAACGATGCACTTAGGCTTTTCAATTTGAAAGCTTTTGACAGTGACACAATGCTAAAAGATGATTTCAGTGAGCTTTCTGAACATGTTGTAAATTACACTGGTGGTCTCCCCTTAGCTCTTGAAGTCTTGGGTTCTTTTTTGTGTGGTAGAAATTTAGCTCAGTGGAGAAGTGCAATCGAAAGACTTAAACGAGATTCCAACAAAGAAATTCTTGACACACTAAGAATCAGCTTTGATGGATTGGAAGAAAGGGAGAagaatatatttttagatatagcATGCTTTTTCAATAGGGAGAAGAAAGATTTGGTAATGAAAGTATTGGATGGTTGTGAGTTTTTCTCAGATATTGGAATTGATGTTCTCATTAAGAAATCTCTCATAAAAGTCGATGGTGACAACCAATATTTGTGGATGCATGCCTTGTTGCAAGAAATGGGAAGAAAAATTGTCGTAGAAAAATGTGTTGATGAGCCTAGAAAACGTTGTAGATTGTGGAACGAAAGAGATGTCCATCATGTCCTAACAAAAAACACG GCTACCGAAGTGATTGAAGGCATGATTATCGAcaataaaag GGAATCGAGTAAGATGCTCAACTTGAGTGTCGATGCCTTTTCAAAGATGAAAAAATTGAGATTGCTCAAAGTGTTTTGCCTCTCAAATTGTGATGAtctcaaatatctttctaatgAACTACGGCTTTTAGATTGGAAAGGATGCCCTTTAAGATCATTGCCTTCAAGCTTTCAACCGGACAACCTTGTTGCACTTCTCTTACCATACAGTTGCATTGAACAACTATGGAAGGGAAATAGA CCCTTGTATACGTTGAAAATGATGAACCTCAAAGGGTCCCAAAACCTGATCAAGACACCAGACTTCACAACAGCATCAAATCTTGAAGTTTTGATTTTGGAAGGTTGTACCAAATTAGTGGATGTTCATCCATCCATCGGAGTGCTTAAGTGCCTTAAACTTTTGGATTTAAGAGATTGCAAAAGTCTTAGGAGTCTTCCGACCAAAATTGGAATGGAATCCCTTGAAACATTAATTCTTTCGGGTTGCTCAAGTCTTGTTAGGTTTCCGGAGATTGATGGGATAATGGAATGTCTAAAAACTCTAGATCTTTCCGGTTGTTATAGAGTTGAAAATTTATCGGAGAATTTGCAGCAAGCAAAGTTTTTGGAAGAGCTCGACTTGAGTGAATCAGCCATAACAAAACCACCATCCTTCATTTgtcaatttaaaaatcttaaagttTTGTCTTTCAATGGGAGAAAGGGACCATCATCTAAGTTACTACCAAACCTACCTTCTCTTTTCAATGTAATCCAAAGAGGAAGGACGCATTTCATGGCTCCAATGTTGCCTTTGTTTTCAGGTTTGACTTCATTAAGAGAGTTGAATCTAAGGGACCGCAGTCTTTGTGAAGGAGATATTCCTAGTGATATTTCTGGTCTATCCTCTTTGAGACGTCTTAATCTTAAGGGTAACAATTTCAGCAGCATACCTGCAACTATTATTCGACTTTCCAAGCTTTATTCTATTAGATTGTCAGATTGCAAGATGCTCAAATCGTTGCCTGAGCTACCAACAAGTATAGAAGATGTGTGGATAGATGGTTGTTCTTCACTTGAAGTAGTTGCAAGTCCATCAAAAGTATGCAATTTAGTGGATTCTGCTTTCATTAGTGCCCTTAACTGCGTCAAATTGGCTGAGAATATCAATGCATTAACACTGCTGAAAAAACTTCTTAAG GCATTTGCAAATTCAAGAAAAATCTTTGATATTATCATGCCCGGAAGTGAAATCCCAGAATGGTTTAGCCAACAAACAAGTGACTCTTCAATTAAAATATCGCTGCCTATCAACCTTCAGCAATATAGTCAATGGATTGGAGTTGCTAGCTGCTGCATTTTTGTCAATAATGATGCTTCAAGGGATGAGGAATATATCGGTTGTGGAGCATATATCTATTGTAGAAATTCTGAACAAGCCAGCGGTAATGGATCTATTTTTAGAGGTAGAAATCCTCGACGGATTGATTGGAGAAGCTGGTTGTTGGGTAAACGATTTAACCAGCCCATACTAAAAGATCACATTTTTCTTCGTTATTGGTCGCGTGATAAATTATATCCATTTTCCTTGGAGGATAAATTTTGTGACTGTGAAACCAATAAGTTATGGGCAACAGATTGCTTAGATAAAATATGCGATGAGCTTGAGGTGTCTTTCGTAGATCGATTTGGACACCGTGCTAATGTGAAGAAGTGTGGTGTTAGAATAGTGTATGAGAAAGATTTggaagaaataaaagagttgcaGTGCCATAGCGCTCAAACTTCTCCAAATTTTGAACACATCCACCAACACTCTGCTCACGACGATGGATCAGTAGGTAACACTTCTCACATAAAACGAAAACGTATTGTCTACGAGGAAGCGGAGGAAGAAGAGCTGCAACCAGAACAGATGtaa